A single region of the Ancylobacter novellus DSM 506 genome encodes:
- a CDS encoding DNA polymerase III subunit beta → MKLIAERTHLLAALKTVGHLAQKKNPIPLLRHVRLRTVGRLLFVAATDQDAYAEAEIPADVERQGSTTIDADVLQRMVNNFADGSQVYIDAGEALATIKAGRSRYQPPVLPADDFPAMFAPKEKDAARFTLMPEEVKRLLVVPRPAAPKGQADKQQLEGVYLHTSDDDRTLWAAATDGLTFIAADIPAPEGAAKLPKLVEPGEHGAGRPRGLMVPMDAVGHLIKLGENGLEIEADTNVLAARAGLPSSAVKVSYATRLIDNRFPPYERFLPPLEGVSILVEAGAFADAIKRLADMAGNEERPIAIEWEEEGDLSLWLDDHADGIYGTETIDIICRHGVGRFGARAGLILKVVEAGGRGQLEIWFSAERKAARLRNLDDQEMIAVAWLCELRRRPHHGAVFNEEEAA, encoded by the coding sequence GTGAAGCTCATCGCCGAGCGCACCCATCTGCTCGCCGCCTTGAAGACCGTCGGTCATCTCGCGCAGAAGAAGAACCCGATTCCCCTGCTGCGCCATGTGCGCCTGCGCACCGTGGGCAGGCTTCTGTTCGTCGCCGCGACGGATCAGGACGCCTATGCCGAGGCGGAGATCCCGGCCGATGTCGAGCGCCAGGGTTCCACCACCATCGACGCCGACGTGCTGCAGCGCATGGTGAACAACTTCGCCGATGGCTCTCAGGTCTACATCGACGCCGGCGAGGCGCTTGCCACCATCAAGGCGGGCCGCAGCCGCTACCAGCCGCCCGTGCTGCCGGCGGATGACTTCCCGGCGATGTTCGCGCCGAAGGAGAAGGATGCCGCCCGCTTCACCCTGATGCCGGAGGAGGTGAAGCGCCTTCTCGTCGTGCCCCGGCCGGCGGCGCCCAAGGGCCAGGCCGACAAGCAGCAGCTGGAAGGCGTCTATCTGCACACCTCGGACGACGATCGCACCCTGTGGGCCGCGGCGACGGACGGCCTCACCTTCATCGCCGCCGACATCCCGGCCCCCGAAGGCGCGGCCAAGCTCCCGAAGCTGGTCGAGCCGGGCGAGCACGGCGCCGGCCGTCCGCGCGGCCTGATGGTGCCGATGGATGCCGTCGGCCACCTCATCAAGCTCGGCGAGAACGGGCTGGAGATCGAAGCGGACACCAATGTGCTCGCCGCCCGCGCCGGCCTGCCGTCCAGCGCCGTGAAGGTCAGCTACGCCACGCGGCTGATCGACAATCGCTTCCCGCCCTATGAGCGCTTCCTGCCGCCGCTGGAGGGCGTGTCGATCCTCGTCGAGGCCGGCGCCTTCGCCGATGCGATCAAGCGGCTGGCGGACATGGCCGGCAATGAAGAGCGCCCCATCGCCATCGAATGGGAGGAGGAGGGCGACCTGTCGCTCTGGCTCGACGACCACGCCGACGGCATCTATGGCACCGAGACCATCGACATCATCTGCCGGCACGGCGTCGGCCGCTTCGGCGCGCGCGCCGGCCTCATTCTGAAAGTCGTCGAGGCCGGCGGGCGCGGCCAGCTGGAGATCTGGTTCAGCGCGGAGCGCAAGGCCGCACGCCTGCGCAACCTCGACGATCAGGAGATGATCGCCGTCGCCTGGCTCTGCGAACTCCGCCGCCGCCCGCACCACGGCGCGGTGTTCAACGAGGAGGAAGCGGCATGA
- a CDS encoding DUF2312 domain-containing protein gives MLDRSSSAFDADAADQPLSDAAAGFAKEQLKSFIERIERLEEEKKTIADDIKDVFAEAKGTGFDVKALREVLKIRKADPDQLAEHQANVDLYLQALGMVGG, from the coding sequence ATGCTGGACCGATCCTCTTCCGCCTTCGACGCCGACGCCGCCGATCAGCCGCTCTCGGATGCCGCCGCCGGCTTCGCCAAGGAGCAGCTGAAATCCTTCATCGAGCGCATAGAGCGCCTCGAGGAGGAGAAGAAGACCATTGCCGACGACATCAAGGATGTCTTTGCCGAGGCGAAGGGCACCGGCTTCGACGTCAAGGCGCTGCGCGAAGTCCTGAAGATCCGCAAGGCCGATCCCGATCAGCTCGCCGAGCACCAGGCGAACGTCGATCTCTATCTGCAAGCCCTCGGCATGGTCGGGGGCTGA
- a CDS encoding helix-turn-helix domain-containing protein — translation MADELKEAVAKRVEELGIAPTPAAVGAGLERNFINDILQGRKRSVRGDNFVKLARALQMTPAELLEATTLHSFKGGVVTPVKEEIRVTLSPGKPTPSPIAQARVQGAAQAGTFHRVDELEEDRDEWVNVPRDEEFPFARQLVFDIRGDSMNKLEPVPLPDGSRVVTVAFEDLDNRVPLQDGMVVIVEQTLADGQVREWSCKQIEIHGEQVEFHPRSTNPRHKPIIIEPDLEADDGRTVRVLAIVRGVTSAIPLAWKPRR, via the coding sequence ATGGCTGATGAACTGAAAGAAGCGGTCGCCAAGCGCGTTGAAGAGCTCGGCATCGCCCCCACGCCTGCCGCTGTCGGGGCGGGGCTGGAGCGGAATTTTATCAATGACATCCTGCAGGGCAGGAAGCGCAGCGTCCGCGGCGACAACTTCGTCAAGCTCGCGCGCGCCTTGCAGATGACGCCCGCCGAGCTGCTCGAAGCGACGACCCTTCACAGCTTCAAGGGGGGCGTCGTCACACCGGTGAAGGAGGAGATACGGGTCACTCTGTCGCCCGGTAAGCCTACCCCTTCGCCGATTGCGCAGGCGCGTGTTCAGGGCGCAGCCCAGGCCGGCACGTTTCATCGGGTCGACGAGCTTGAGGAGGACCGCGACGAATGGGTCAACGTCCCGCGCGACGAGGAATTCCCGTTCGCGCGACAGCTTGTCTTCGACATCCGTGGTGACTCGATGAACAAGTTGGAGCCGGTACCGCTACCGGATGGCTCTCGCGTCGTAACCGTTGCGTTTGAAGACCTTGATAACCGGGTGCCGCTACAGGACGGCATGGTTGTTATCGTCGAGCAGACCCTTGCCGACGGTCAGGTGCGCGAGTGGTCCTGCAAGCAGATCGAGATCCATGGCGAGCAGGTAGAATTCCATCCCCGCTCCACCAATCCGCGCCACAAGCCGATCATCATCGAGCCGGATCTGGAGGCGGACGATGGCCGCACGGTGCGCGTGCTCGCCATCGTCAGAGGGGTGACCAGCGCCATTCCGCTGGCCTGGAAACCGCGCCGCTAG
- a CDS encoding phage regulatory CII family protein has translation MKRPLPGSTHEALDRMFDAIGRSHGEHGAASEGIYVAAAFLDLFHTTLRKQLDPDQPGDLSFGRVAQLTRQFGCAEAAEHLALCAGGVFVPMPDGEGRIAEMTAEAMQEMGEAVARIFAAAAPGSDGGVATTPAEARAALPLMRDVLAAVSRLYAEISEQARG, from the coding sequence GTGAAGCGCCCCTTGCCCGGATCGACGCATGAGGCGCTCGACCGCATGTTCGACGCCATCGGCCGCTCGCATGGCGAGCACGGCGCGGCGAGCGAAGGCATCTATGTCGCCGCCGCCTTTCTCGATCTCTTCCACACCACGCTGCGCAAGCAGCTGGACCCCGACCAGCCGGGCGATCTGAGCTTCGGCCGGGTGGCTCAACTCACCCGGCAGTTCGGCTGCGCCGAGGCGGCGGAGCATCTGGCGCTGTGCGCCGGCGGCGTGTTCGTGCCCATGCCGGACGGCGAAGGGCGGATCGCCGAGATGACCGCCGAGGCGATGCAGGAGATGGGCGAGGCCGTGGCCCGCATCTTCGCCGCCGCGGCGCCGGGCTCGGATGGCGGTGTCGCCACCACGCCCGCCGAGGCTCGCGCGGCGCTGCCGCTGATGCGCGACGTGCTGGCGGCAGTGTCGAGGCTCTATGCCGAAATCTCCGAACAGGCGCGGGGGTGA